The Garra rufa chromosome 23, GarRuf1.0, whole genome shotgun sequence genome includes a region encoding these proteins:
- the LOC141299011 gene encoding talin-1-like, with protein sequence MVPCLTQAQEACGPLEIDNALTMVRGLERDMQEAKVSAAEGKLRPLPGETLEKCSQDLGSSTKAVSSAIAQLLSEATQGNENYTGMAARDVAQALRSLASAARGVAANTEDPHARNAMLDCTGDVMDKSASLIEETKRAIAKPGDPDSQQRLAQVAKAVSQALNRSVNCLPGQRDVDNAIRTVGEASKKLLSDKFPVSGKSFQEAQANLNEAAAGLNQSANELVQASRGTTQDLAKASGKFGQDFNHFLQAGVDMAGQSQSKEDQTQVVTNLKTISMSSSKLLLAAKALSTDPNSPNLKNQLAAAARAVTDSINQLISMCTQQAPGQKECDNALRELETVGGMLENPTEAVNDLGYFDCIDSVMENSKVLGEAMAGISHNAKNSNLPEFGDSVSSASKALCGLTEAAAQGAYLVGVSDPNSHAGQKGLVDPSQFARAKQSIQMACQNLVDPACTQSQVLSAATIVAKHTSALCNACRLASSKTSNPVAKRQFVQSAKEVANSTANLVKSIKALDGAFNQENRQKCKEATGPLIEAVDNLTAFASNPEFASVPAQISPEGLAAMEPIVAAAKTMLESSTGLIQTARSLAVNPKDPPKWSVLAGHSRTVSDSIKKLITNMRQEKDRITRTRKAGQQFEAQAGRGLQ encoded by the exons ATGGTTCCCTGTCTGACGCAGGCTCAGGAGGCGTGTGGTCCTCTGGAGATTGATAACGCTCTCACAATGGTACGGGGGCTGGAGAGGGACATGCAGGAGGCCAAAGTTTCAGCTGCTGAAGGCAAACTCAGACCCTTGCCTGGAGAAACG ttggaGAAGTGTTCTCAGGATCTGGGCTCCAGCACTAAAGCCGTGAGCTCTGCTATTGCTCAGCTCCTCAGTGAAGCCACCCAAGGCAATGAAAACTACACAG GTATGGCTGCTCGTGACGTGGCTCAGGCTCTGCGTTCGCTGGCTTCAGCAGCTCGTGGAGTGGCCGCCAACACCGAAGACCCTCACGCCCGTAACGCCATGCTGGACTGCACCGGGGATGTCATGGACAAATCCGCCAGCCTGATCGAGGAGACCAAGAGAGCCATTGCCAAACCAGGAGACCCTGACAGTCAGCAGAGACTGGCCCAG gtaGCTAAGGCTGTGTCTCAGGCTCTGAACCGCTCTGTGAACTGTCTGCCAGGGCAGAGAGATGTGGATAATGCCATCAGAACTGTAGGAGAAGCCAGCAAAAAACTCCTGTCTGATAAA TTCCCAGTGAGCGGGAAGAGTTTCCAGGAGGCTCAGGCGAATCTGAACGAGGCGGCGGCCGGATTGAACCAGTCAGCCAATGAGCTGGTGCAGGCTTCACGCGGCACCACCCAGGACCTGGCCAAAGCCTCCGGAAAGTTCGGACAAGACTTCAATCACTTCCTGCAGGCTGGAGTGGACATGGCTGGACAATCCCAG TCTAAAGAGGACCAGACTCAAGTGGTCACCAACCTGAAGACCATCTCCATGTCCTCCAGCAAACTCCTGCTGGCTGCTAAAGCTCTGTCCACGGACCCCAACTCACCCAACCTGAAAAACCAGCTCGCTGCTGCCGCTCG CGCGGTGACAGACAGCATTAATCAGCTGATCAGCATGTGTACCCAGCAGGCTCCGGGACAGAAGGAGTGTGACAACGCTCTCCGTGAGCTTGAG ACGGTCGGAGGAATGCTGGAGAATCCCACAGAAGCGGTCAATGATCTGGGCTACTTTGACTGTATTGACAGTGTGATGGAGAACTCAAAG GTTTTGGGTGAAGCCATGGCTGGCATTTCCCATAATGCCAAGAACAGTAACTTACCAGAATTTGGAGACTCAGTCAGTTCAGCGTCCAAAGCGCTGTGTGGTCTCACTGAGGCAGCCgctcag GGGGCGTATTTGGTGGGTGTGTCTGACCCGAACAGTCATGCTGGGCAGAAGGGTCTTGTGGACCCCTCGCAGTTCGCCAGAGCCAAACAGTCGATCCAGATGGCCTGTCAGAACCTAGTGGACCCAGCCTGCACTCAGTCTCAG GTCCTCTCTGCTGCCACAATTGTTGCCAAACATACTTCTGCCTTGTGCAACGCCTGCCGACTCGCCTCCTCCAAAACTTCCAACCCAGTTGCTAAGAGACAATTCGTCCAGAGTGCCAAAGAGGTGGCAAACAGCACAGCCAACCTCGTCAAGTCCATCAAA GCTCTCGATGGGGCCTTTAACCAGGAAAACAGACAGAAGTGTAAGGAAGCCACTGGGCCGCTCATTGAGGCTGTGGATAACCTGACTGCCTTCGCTTCAAACCCAGAGTTTGCCAGCGTACCTGCACAGATCAGCCCAGAG GGTCTGGCAGCAATGGAGCCCATCGTAGCAGCCGCTAAGACCATGCTGGAGAGCTCTACAGGCCTGATCCAGACGGCCCGCTCACTGGCTGTCAACCCCAAAGACCCGCCCAAATGGTCTGTGCTGGCTGGACACTCCAGAACAGTGTCCGACTCCATCAAGAAACTCATCACCAACATGAG GCAAGAGAAAGACAGAATAACTCGCACCAGGAAGGCGGGACAGCAGTTTGAGGCACAGGCCGGACGCGGCCTTCAGTAG